The Leptospira sp. WS39.C2 genome contains a region encoding:
- a CDS encoding thioredoxin domain-containing protein: MNRKNLAIGGLVVGVLGLLFSFLLAVEYFGIGTDNVAGAACSALGGGDSCLKVAESSYSAIPGIPFLGNVPIALLGFGFYGLVVYTFFTILKSTNSDEVSKLISLLFPVLVLGFIFDLILFGISVGIIGTICQLCFITYLVTISLLGILYLLWKLEGKPKLNIASSLKEGYATFGLVFFFSFSVGFATSKMWVKSESSNTLATSRGMDSKEIQTKIDAFFLEPTLGIKTQGSPFIGKKDAPITIVKYADYNCGHCLHTSHILHTVLSEYDGMVKVVYKNFPLDGSCNRLMQQPRPGATSCVAAMAAICADKQGKFEPMYRGLYDNLEKGVAHSGASVVNLANLIGLNVSSLKACMASKDAQNQLNAEIDEAEKLNIQSTPSLYINDRKIESGTPNPVFLKTLLEQIIQKM; encoded by the coding sequence ATGAATCGTAAAAATTTGGCAATCGGTGGACTAGTCGTAGGAGTTTTAGGACTTCTTTTTTCTTTCCTATTGGCAGTCGAGTATTTTGGAATTGGAACAGACAATGTTGCCGGAGCCGCTTGTTCTGCATTAGGTGGAGGAGATTCTTGTTTAAAAGTAGCAGAAAGTTCGTATTCTGCCATTCCAGGAATTCCTTTTTTAGGTAATGTTCCAATTGCCTTACTTGGGTTTGGTTTTTATGGTTTGGTCGTATATACCTTTTTTACGATTTTAAAAAGTACAAATTCAGATGAAGTGTCTAAACTAATTTCCCTACTTTTTCCCGTTTTAGTTTTAGGATTTATATTTGATCTGATTTTATTTGGAATCTCTGTTGGGATCATCGGTACAATTTGCCAATTGTGTTTTATCACATACTTAGTTACAATATCATTACTTGGCATATTATATTTGTTATGGAAATTAGAAGGAAAACCAAAACTAAACATTGCCTCTTCATTGAAAGAAGGTTATGCGACTTTCGGACTTGTATTCTTTTTTAGTTTTTCTGTTGGATTTGCAACAAGCAAAATGTGGGTGAAAAGTGAATCTTCTAATACGCTTGCCACATCCCGGGGAATGGATTCAAAAGAAATCCAAACAAAAATTGACGCTTTCTTTTTGGAACCTACACTTGGAATCAAAACCCAAGGTTCTCCTTTTATCGGAAAAAAAGATGCTCCTATCACGATTGTTAAGTATGCTGATTACAATTGTGGACACTGCCTTCACACAAGTCATATTTTACACACCGTTTTATCTGAGTATGATGGGATGGTAAAAGTTGTTTATAAAAATTTCCCATTGGATGGATCTTGCAACCGACTCATGCAACAACCAAGACCAGGGGCAACTTCTTGTGTAGCTGCAATGGCTGCGATTTGTGCCGACAAACAAGGAAAATTTGAACCAATGTATCGTGGTTTGTATGATAACCTTGAAAAAGGTGTCGCTCATTCGGGTGCAAGTGTTGTGAATTTGGCAAACCTCATTGGTCTAAATGTTTCATCACTCAAAGCATGTATGGCTTCGAAAGATGCGCAAAACCAATTGAATGCAGAGATTGATGAAGCAGAAAAATTGAATATCCAATCCACGCCGTCTCTTTATATCAATGATCGTAAGATTGAAAGTGGAACACCGAATCCAGTGTTCTTAAAAACCTTACTCGAACAAATCATCCAAAAGATGTAA
- a CDS encoding Crp/Fnr family transcriptional regulator, with the protein MSDLPLNPDCFLCDYKNHNVLHCAAHETIERINEGKDFTIFPRGKNLVTAGVKADGFFFIKTGLVRSYVQLASGKEQTLRLSGPGDWVGFRDCISDSISHHNVVAVEDTHACYITGALIDALVKDDSNFQKEVFRQMAKEWREMEEHVVSLGTKQVHEKLAEILIVLDNAQGRKNHVELKVTRDVLATFIGTKTETLVRALSDLKAREFISVDKNRIDILNRDALYSLSKIA; encoded by the coding sequence ATGTCCGACCTTCCACTCAATCCTGATTGTTTTTTATGTGATTATAAAAATCATAATGTACTACATTGTGCTGCTCATGAAACAATCGAACGTATCAATGAAGGGAAGGATTTTACAATTTTCCCTCGAGGAAAAAACCTCGTGACCGCAGGTGTCAAAGCAGATGGATTTTTCTTCATCAAAACAGGGCTTGTGAGAAGTTATGTCCAACTCGCCAGTGGGAAAGAACAAACCTTACGTCTTAGTGGTCCAGGGGATTGGGTTGGTTTTCGAGATTGTATTTCTGATTCTATATCCCATCATAACGTTGTTGCAGTAGAAGACACTCACGCTTGTTACATCACAGGTGCTCTTATCGATGCCCTTGTCAAAGATGACAGTAATTTTCAAAAAGAAGTATTTCGCCAGATGGCAAAAGAATGGCGTGAGATGGAAGAACATGTGGTTTCCCTTGGAACCAAACAAGTACATGAAAAACTAGCAGAGATCCTAATCGTTTTGGATAACGCCCAAGGGCGAAAAAACCATGTAGAGTTAAAAGTCACCCGAGATGTACTTGCAACCTTCATTGGTACAAAAACGGAAACTTTGGTCCGTGCCCTTTCGGATTTGAAAGCCCGTGAATTTATATCTGTCGATAAAAACCGCATCGACATTCTGAACAGAGATGCCCTTTATTCTCTCTCAAAAATTGCCTAA
- a CDS encoding N-acetylneuraminate synthase family protein — translation MDFHIGNKTLTRNSSPYLVAEIGLNHNANLEIGKRTIEKAKESGAHAVKFQTYRTEEFIDSKNSEVKFLFDIFKQYELNESFHREFQKTALDLGLDFFSTPLCDSAVDLLSNLDVPIYKIASGDIVNLPLLNKVIQTGKPIIVSTGAALPEEVTRAISKFRNENVEVCLMHCVSMYPTPLNKVNVQSIPYYLDTTDYVVGFSDHSEGTLASSLAIGFGAVVIEKHFTLDRNLDGPDHTISMDPISFRKLADDANQSYLMRGEYGKNTHPEETSGWFYGRRSLYKQNQSVISLRPALHTKDDSVLDSWELNKVGDPSLLPEGPIRLAPKRI, via the coding sequence TTGGATTTTCATATCGGTAACAAAACTCTAACTCGAAACTCAAGTCCTTATTTAGTTGCAGAAATTGGCCTAAACCATAATGCCAATTTAGAAATTGGGAAACGTACGATCGAAAAAGCAAAAGAATCAGGTGCCCACGCAGTGAAATTCCAAACGTATCGCACGGAAGAATTCATTGATTCCAAAAATTCTGAGGTAAAGTTTTTATTTGATATCTTCAAACAATATGAATTAAATGAATCCTTTCATCGCGAATTCCAAAAAACAGCATTGGACTTGGGACTTGATTTTTTCTCCACACCTCTTTGTGATTCAGCCGTAGATCTTTTATCAAATCTTGATGTTCCTATTTATAAAATTGCTTCGGGAGATATTGTCAACTTACCACTATTAAACAAAGTAATTCAGACGGGAAAACCCATCATCGTATCAACAGGGGCAGCCTTACCAGAAGAAGTAACACGCGCAATTTCTAAATTCCGAAATGAAAACGTAGAAGTATGCCTAATGCACTGTGTTTCTATGTATCCAACACCTCTAAACAAAGTGAATGTACAATCCATTCCCTATTATTTAGATACCACCGATTATGTTGTTGGTTTCAGTGACCATTCGGAAGGAACACTTGCATCTTCTCTTGCCATTGGTTTTGGTGCTGTTGTCATCGAAAAACATTTTACTTTAGATCGAAATTTAGATGGGCCAGACCATACCATTTCTATGGACCCAATTTCATTTCGCAAATTAGCAGACGATGCTAATCAAAGTTATCTTATGCGCGGAGAGTATGGAAAAAACACTCACCCAGAAGAAACAAGTGGTTGGTTCTATGGTCGTAGGTCATTGTACAAACAAAACCAATCAGTGATAAGCTTACGACCTGCACTCCATACAAAAGATGATTCTGTTTTAGATTCTTGGGAATTAAATAAGGTGGGGGATCCTTCTTTATTACCAGAAGGACCCATCCGATTGGCACCTAAGAGAATTTAG
- a CDS encoding rhomboid family intramembrane serine protease produces the protein MSRNRSQGPSLFGNPILHPLNVILILNCFIFLLQHFAHQQLVFRFGLTPDFVLSGEIWQVFTYGFLHEVGLLPIHLLFNMYAMYMLGNNIIPIIGKTKFIILYFLSQIGAGIFVVGSAYLNVMLGGQIPVLESMTSQTIGASGAVFGLLALFGLFYPNAELLLFIFPVKAKNAVWVSLVIGYLISQFGNGAISNTSHLGGAVTALLLVKLFPKQFLPTTIPYLPGLEWEPSRQSETVSQQKPKVVPVEDLFLDQKKLNESVLKQIESKKERSSVINYLQPLQVENANICPPSTYNTEDPICMRCEWLPNCALRKVQG, from the coding sequence ATGAGTAGAAATCGAAGCCAGGGCCCTAGTTTGTTCGGGAATCCGATCCTTCATCCTTTGAATGTCATTTTAATCCTTAATTGTTTTATTTTTTTATTACAACACTTTGCCCACCAACAGTTGGTTTTTCGATTTGGGCTCACGCCTGATTTTGTATTGAGTGGTGAAATTTGGCAAGTTTTCACTTATGGATTTTTACATGAGGTAGGTTTATTACCGATCCATTTATTGTTTAATATGTATGCTATGTATATGTTGGGAAATAATATCATTCCTATCATTGGCAAAACAAAGTTTATCATTTTATATTTTTTGTCACAAATTGGTGCGGGAATTTTTGTTGTTGGTTCTGCCTATTTGAATGTAATGTTAGGTGGTCAGATTCCAGTTTTAGAATCTATGACTTCACAAACAATAGGTGCATCAGGGGCGGTTTTCGGATTACTTGCGTTATTCGGTCTTTTTTATCCAAATGCAGAATTATTATTGTTCATTTTTCCAGTGAAGGCAAAAAACGCAGTTTGGGTATCTCTTGTGATTGGGTATTTGATCTCTCAATTTGGCAATGGAGCGATTTCCAATACCTCACATTTGGGTGGGGCAGTAACGGCACTTTTACTTGTAAAATTATTTCCAAAACAATTTTTACCTACTACAATTCCCTATCTTCCAGGTTTGGAATGGGAACCCTCTAGGCAAAGCGAAACAGTTTCCCAACAAAAACCCAAAGTGGTTCCTGTGGAAGATTTGTTTTTGGACCAAAAAAAACTCAATGAATCTGTCTTAAAACAAATTGAATCCAAAAAGGAGAGGTCTTCGGTAATAAATTATTTACAACCTTTGCAAGTCGAAAACGCAAATATTTGCCCTCCTTCTACGTATAATACCGAGGATCCGATTTGTATGCGTTGTGAATGGTTGCCAAATTGTGCCTTACGTAAGGTTCAGGGATAA
- a CDS encoding tetratricopeptide repeat protein: MVRFVLFLFLFGSYLFAQSPSDRMAFAFRSQSSLDPLRMIVVGEVVGIEKASFYEVDKLSQELEVDTRPDTVTIKVADPKGIRVGQTLYLLEKNQDHKTFREGNIVGMITVKSVYLTTFFGWQVRGEGYLRLIEDRPVTAARLLDTTKYEEAFIAKKQGDHYFAKGQMDEALRKYKHAVSLDQSSPDLHYALGKAHWKDGEGYVSTAFEYSMAWKNRERFSNPQERLLFLVDYLRFLTFYFKVEGKENKKQLELMPQVAKEARSLYPKIYEVWLYSFEVTFLNLLHTNLAGNSVDLRKTRDELSSRSEEFLNKAYSLRKSDYYLHKLACEFYNLRWKESRGSVDEPTYRSKLVEHGKLLRLYYTGETTLSEDLLNSIRLAEKQSGLL, from the coding sequence ATGGTTCGATTTGTTCTTTTCCTCTTTTTATTTGGGTCCTATCTTTTTGCTCAGTCACCATCTGACCGCATGGCCTTTGCCTTTCGGAGCCAATCTTCTCTTGATCCACTAAGGATGATCGTAGTTGGTGAAGTCGTGGGAATTGAAAAAGCAAGTTTCTATGAAGTCGACAAACTTTCCCAAGAACTAGAAGTGGACACAAGGCCAGACACAGTCACGATCAAAGTGGCAGATCCTAAGGGGATTCGTGTGGGCCAAACCTTGTATTTACTCGAAAAAAACCAAGACCATAAAACCTTTCGTGAAGGGAATATTGTGGGAATGATTACGGTGAAATCCGTTTACCTCACTACATTTTTTGGATGGCAAGTTCGTGGGGAAGGGTATCTCCGTTTGATTGAGGATCGTCCTGTAACAGCCGCAAGGTTGCTTGATACCACAAAATATGAAGAAGCATTTATTGCAAAAAAACAAGGGGATCATTATTTTGCGAAAGGCCAAATGGATGAAGCACTTCGTAAATACAAACATGCAGTCTCTCTTGATCAAAGTTCGCCTGATTTGCATTATGCATTGGGCAAAGCTCATTGGAAGGATGGAGAAGGGTATGTATCAACTGCCTTCGAATATTCCATGGCTTGGAAAAATCGAGAACGATTTTCAAACCCCCAAGAACGTTTGTTATTCCTCGTTGATTATTTAAGATTCTTAACTTTTTACTTCAAAGTAGAAGGAAAAGAAAATAAAAAACAATTAGAGTTAATGCCTCAGGTTGCAAAAGAAGCACGCAGTTTATATCCAAAAATTTATGAAGTATGGTTGTATAGTTTTGAAGTTACGTTTTTAAACTTATTACATACCAACTTGGCTGGAAATAGTGTTGATCTTCGTAAAACAAGGGACGAACTCAGTAGTCGATCTGAAGAGTTTTTAAACAAAGCATATTCACTCAGAAAATCTGATTATTACCTTCATAAGCTTGCTTGTGAATTTTATAATCTGCGTTGGAAAGAATCAAGAGGTTCTGTTGATGAGCCAACATATCGATCCAAACTTGTCGAACATGGAAAACTTTTGCGATTGTATTATACTGGAGAAACTACTTTATCAGAAGATTTGTTGAATTCTATAAGACTTGCTGAAAAACAATCTGGATTACTCTGA
- a CDS encoding enoyl-CoA hydratase/isomerase family protein — protein sequence MKSRFETKEYEFLEIESRETEDGMILSIFLNNPTSRNSMTWKMGEEFSHLIHSIRKQKKLPRVVIISGRNDVFCAGGDLNLLRSFSEKSFSQNRRDMRKFYGFFLSVRKLPVPVIAAVNGHAIGAGLSLTFGCDLRIFASEGKYSFNFVRLGIHPGMGSSFLAPELLGKSLGGRLLLTGETFNGEKAKEWGLGLDSVPKSSVYERAMELAISLSKAAPLALQELKQNLYSWKQLDSALKKEAESQARNFISHDFKETIQSIIEKRDPKFIGK from the coding sequence ATGAAATCGCGATTTGAAACCAAAGAGTATGAATTCCTAGAAATAGAATCCCGTGAAACAGAAGATGGAATGATCCTTTCCATCTTCTTAAACAATCCCACATCCCGAAATTCCATGACTTGGAAAATGGGAGAAGAGTTTTCTCATCTCATCCATTCCATTCGCAAACAAAAAAAATTACCAAGAGTCGTTATTATTTCCGGAAGGAATGATGTATTTTGTGCCGGTGGAGATTTGAACTTATTACGTTCGTTCTCTGAAAAAAGTTTTTCACAAAACAGGCGTGATATGAGAAAGTTCTACGGTTTCTTTTTATCGGTTCGAAAATTACCTGTGCCTGTGATTGCTGCTGTGAATGGACATGCAATTGGAGCAGGACTTTCATTAACGTTTGGATGTGACTTACGAATTTTTGCCAGTGAAGGAAAGTATTCTTTTAATTTTGTCCGACTAGGAATCCATCCTGGTATGGGATCAAGTTTCCTTGCACCAGAACTACTTGGAAAAAGTTTAGGTGGTCGTTTACTCCTCACCGGAGAAACTTTTAACGGTGAAAAAGCAAAGGAGTGGGGCCTGGGTTTAGATTCAGTTCCAAAATCATCAGTATATGAACGTGCAATGGAGTTGGCAATTTCATTGTCAAAGGCAGCACCTCTTGCATTACAAGAGTTGAAACAAAACCTTTACTCTTGGAAACAATTGGATTCCGCATTAAAAAAAGAAGCAGAATCACAAGCTCGAAACTTTATCTCGCATGACTTTAAAGAGACCATCCAAAGTATCATAGAAAAGCGGGATCCTAAGTTTATAGGAAAATGA
- the hisA gene encoding 1-(5-phosphoribosyl)-5-[(5-phosphoribosylamino)methylideneamino]imidazole-4-carboxamide isomerase, whose translation MLILPAIDLLDNEAVRLLQGDYAKKTVYSSEPEKMIQVFEEQGATLIHIVDLNAAKTGKSENEITIKKIKEKCSVELELGGGIRSIDNIKFYDGLGVSRFILGTVAVEDPKTVEKALSLFGQNRIVIGVDAKNGFVRTKGWETNSGILYKDFLKTMYGMGIRHVIFTDISKDGMMEGPNTDVYVELLSEFPDLQLVASGGVSSTEDLVHLFENTGGKLFGAITGKAIYEGKLDLKESIRILKQKREK comes from the coding sequence ATGTTAATATTACCTGCAATTGATTTACTCGACAACGAAGCTGTTCGCCTCTTACAAGGGGACTATGCTAAAAAAACTGTGTATTCTTCCGAACCTGAAAAAATGATACAAGTGTTTGAAGAACAAGGTGCCACTCTCATCCATATCGTAGATCTAAACGCCGCAAAAACTGGAAAATCGGAAAACGAAATAACCATAAAGAAAATCAAAGAAAAATGTTCCGTAGAGCTTGAATTAGGTGGTGGAATACGTTCCATCGACAATATCAAATTTTATGATGGACTTGGAGTTTCTCGTTTTATTTTAGGAACAGTTGCCGTAGAGGATCCTAAAACAGTCGAAAAAGCATTATCGTTATTTGGCCAAAACCGAATCGTGATTGGAGTGGATGCTAAAAATGGTTTTGTGAGAACCAAAGGTTGGGAAACGAACTCTGGTATTTTGTACAAAGATTTTTTAAAAACAATGTATGGGATGGGAATCCGTCACGTGATCTTTACAGATATTTCGAAAGATGGAATGATGGAAGGACCGAATACTGATGTTTACGTTGAATTATTATCTGAATTTCCTGATTTACAGTTAGTGGCTTCTGGAGGAGTTTCTTCCACTGAAGATTTGGTTCATTTATTTGAAAACACAGGTGGAAAATTATTCGGCGCCATCACAGGAAAAGCCATTTATGAAGGAAAATTAGATCTAAAAGAAAGTATCAGGATTCTAAAACAAAAGAGGGAAAAGTAA
- the hisB gene encoding imidazoleglycerol-phosphate dehydratase HisB, whose product MVESRKTSETDIRLDLNLRGSGVYSFDTEIPFFEHMLSHIAKHGLIDMDLKLRGDIGIDCHHSVEDTAILLGQMIHNQLGDKKGIFRYGNFTLPMDEVLTTVAVDLGGRFYFKYTGPTLDGKFGIYDAELTLEFLQKLALNAKMNLHVVVHYGENRHHIHESIFKALGKALRQAIAIDSSAKDQIPSTKGMLE is encoded by the coding sequence ATGGTGGAATCCAGAAAAACATCCGAAACGGACATCCGCTTGGACCTAAACCTCCGAGGCAGTGGTGTTTATTCATTTGATACAGAAATCCCTTTTTTTGAGCACATGCTCTCTCATATAGCCAAACACGGCCTCATCGATATGGACCTAAAACTGCGTGGGGACATTGGCATCGACTGCCACCACTCCGTGGAAGATACCGCGATCCTACTCGGCCAAATGATCCACAACCAATTGGGAGATAAAAAAGGAATCTTTCGTTATGGAAATTTTACCCTTCCTATGGATGAAGTCCTGACTACTGTGGCAGTTGACCTTGGCGGAAGATTTTATTTTAAATATACGGGGCCAACTCTTGATGGGAAGTTTGGAATATACGACGCCGAACTTACATTAGAGTTTTTACAAAAGTTGGCGCTGAATGCAAAAATGAACCTTCATGTTGTGGTACATTATGGTGAAAACAGACACCACATCCACGAATCCATTTTTAAAGCATTAGGTAAGGCATTACGCCAAGCCATCGCCATTGATTCGAGTGCCAAAGACCAAATCCCTTCCACAAAGGGAATGCTCGAGTGA
- a CDS encoding DUF1577 domain-containing protein, producing MAIGRTDSMQELITILESLFDETIIGSDVNIVKHLFYYLKADNREFEFIYEEDNLVAAVEEIEAHTVTLMIPDLVEKGSRRARVRFEVMNINYQFEVVILDIQKDQIVIKTPTELQSYQLRTNKRIPVDDLFMNFIILFRSLSGGSREVGKNLYAESRFPHLMKEVRKDRPDSKLINLMLTEAIERISKDYEIHFFKEDEKFNEFEDFIKKTILRTGKTIYIPDCNRINSYINETNDDVLFNYFSEHKEMAKEFGEEFALDFFESMRKNESRNFFVSYIITPIRLYEDVVGYIKVYSTAMERFTISQNQAVYIFELAEIISYVFTKIAIQYGSYETMQSTTKVVDISLDGLLFEIYDKRLFQYLKRHNIIKMFIPLSKERTMILRGEIIRFLDKGDHYHLGVNYFSSAPDDMLFLETYLFEKSMKILSE from the coding sequence ATGGCAATCGGCAGAACGGATTCAATGCAAGAACTCATCACGATTTTAGAATCGTTATTTGATGAGACAATCATTGGATCCGATGTCAATATCGTTAAACACCTCTTCTATTACCTAAAAGCTGACAATAGAGAATTTGAATTCATCTACGAAGAGGATAACTTAGTCGCTGCCGTTGAGGAAATTGAAGCACATACAGTCACTCTCATGATCCCGGACCTTGTTGAAAAAGGTTCACGAAGGGCCAGAGTTCGATTTGAAGTGATGAACATCAACTACCAGTTTGAAGTTGTCATCCTTGATATCCAAAAAGACCAAATTGTCATCAAAACTCCAACCGAGTTACAATCCTACCAACTTAGAACAAATAAACGGATTCCAGTAGATGATTTGTTTATGAACTTCATTATTTTGTTTCGAAGTTTGTCAGGGGGATCAAGGGAAGTTGGAAAAAACCTGTATGCAGAAAGTAGATTCCCTCACCTAATGAAGGAAGTACGAAAAGACAGACCAGATAGTAAACTCATCAATCTCATGTTAACTGAGGCGATCGAAAGAATTTCCAAAGATTATGAAATTCATTTTTTCAAAGAAGATGAAAAGTTTAATGAATTTGAAGATTTTATAAAAAAAACCATTTTACGAACTGGTAAAACAATCTACATCCCTGATTGTAATAGAATCAATTCCTACATAAACGAAACAAATGATGATGTTCTATTTAATTATTTTTCTGAACACAAGGAGATGGCAAAAGAATTCGGTGAGGAGTTTGCATTAGATTTTTTTGAATCAATGCGAAAAAACGAATCCAGGAATTTTTTTGTATCTTATATCATCACACCGATTCGATTGTATGAAGATGTAGTTGGATATATCAAAGTTTATTCTACTGCGATGGAACGTTTTACCATTTCACAAAACCAAGCTGTGTATATATTTGAATTAGCTGAAATCATCAGTTATGTTTTCACTAAAATTGCCATCCAATATGGAAGTTATGAAACCATGCAATCGACAACAAAAGTAGTGGATATATCACTTGATGGATTACTCTTCGAAATTTATGACAAACGATTGTTTCAATACCTAAAAAGGCACAATATCATCAAGATGTTCATCCCACTGAGTAAAGAAAGAACGATGATCCTTCGTGGAGAAATCATTCGATTTTTAGATAAGGGGGATCATTACCATCTAGGTGTAAATTATTTCAGTTCAGCACCAGATGATATGTTGTTTTTGGAAACTTACTTATTTGAAAAAAGTATGAAAATACTATCAGAGTAA
- the hisH gene encoding imidazole glycerol phosphate synthase subunit HisH, which produces MIAVLDFGMGNIHSLLKAVSLYTEDFVFTSDPNQVRKADKIILPGDGHFDKAMQNLNELGFTSIIKEHVAAKKYLFGICIGYQVLFEDSDETNKVGSTIPGLGLIRGKIRKFEGKPNLKVPHMGWNKLFDIKQKNSKLLKGISNESFMYFIHSYRPVGVDRLDITANCHYYGESFPAVVEKETVFGTQFHPEKSDKLGLGILKNFIEL; this is translated from the coding sequence GTGATCGCTGTTTTAGATTTTGGAATGGGGAATATCCATTCCTTATTAAAAGCTGTCTCTTTATACACAGAGGATTTTGTTTTTACGAGTGATCCTAACCAAGTAAGGAAAGCAGATAAAATCATTTTACCAGGTGATGGGCATTTTGACAAAGCGATGCAAAATCTCAACGAACTAGGTTTTACTTCGATCATCAAAGAACATGTCGCTGCAAAAAAATATTTATTTGGAATCTGTATCGGTTATCAAGTGTTATTTGAGGATTCGGACGAAACGAATAAAGTTGGATCTACGATTCCAGGCCTTGGCCTTATACGCGGAAAAATTAGAAAGTTTGAAGGGAAACCCAACTTAAAAGTTCCACACATGGGTTGGAATAAACTTTTTGATATCAAACAAAAGAATTCAAAACTTCTGAAAGGGATTTCAAACGAATCCTTTATGTATTTTATCCATTCATACAGACCTGTGGGTGTTGATAGGTTGGATATCACGGCAAACTGCCATTATTATGGAGAATCCTTTCCTGCTGTCGTTGAAAAAGAAACTGTATTTGGAACACAATTCCATCCAGAAAAATCAGACAAACTAGGACTTGGCATCCTTAAAAACTTTATCGAACTCTAA